In bacterium, the DNA window CCGCGATAGCCGGACGCAAAACCTTACTCGGCTACGAAGGTTGGCTCTGGACATACAACATCGACTATAGTCATACCAAAGAGGTAACTCAAAAGATCTGGCGCGGTGATCCTGCTGCACAAAACCTGCTCAAGGATTATGGCGTCGACTACATCGCAATCTCGGAAGATCAAGCACTCGAAGCGAACATATCGATCGATTCACTCAATAAAGCCTATGATCAAGTATACTCTTCAAACGGATGGTATATATTTCGCACATATAATCTCACTCAATGATGCTGGTTGTGCTTGAAAAATACTGACTTTTCCTCATAATAAGCACGTTCGTAGAACGCATATTCATCTAGCGCAAAGGATCTCCATGACCAATAAATCCAACGACCTCAAACTCGCTGTCTTCGTGTCGGGCACAGGCTCGCTCCTCGAGCACATGCTCAAAAACGGGCTCGATGTATCGCTGGTCGTGGCTGAACAGGAATGCCGAGGGCTCAAGGTCGCCGAAGCAGTCGGGGTCGAGACACTTCTCTGGCGTCGTGAGGACTTCGGCTGGACAGAAGATTCACGTTGGCAAGATAAGCCAATGCGTGGCGAGTACTCGCAGATGCGTCGCGATTTCTCCAAGGCACTCGCACGGCATCTCAACAGCCAAGGCATCAATTTGATCGCCATGGCTGGCTTCGAGACAGTCCTGAGCGACGAGTTCTTCGACACCTTCAAGGGGCTGATCCTTAATAGCCACCCAGCACTCCTGCCTTCCTTCAAGGGTGGGCATGCGGTGCGAGATGCGCTCGAGTTTGGCGCCAAGGTCACCGGCACCACGATTCACGTGGCGACTGCCAAGGTCGACGATGGCACTGTCATTGGCCAATGGGCGGTCGAGATCAAGCCGGACGACGACGAAGCCTCACTGCACGAACGCATCAAGCAGATCGAGCGCGTCAGATACTACGAGATCCTGGATCGCATGCTACGCGGAGGTATCCAAGTCTACTTGCCCGACTACGAAGGAAAGTAGACGCCACAAAATGAGCCCCACGATATTTCGTGGGGCTTTTTGCTTACAAGAGACCGTCGATGTATCGCATGACCTCAGCGACCTTCGCCTCGAAGTCATCAGTAGCAGCGATGCGCACCTGATGCGGATGCTCTGCGTAAGCTTGCCAGATCCGCTCATCGACCGCGATCGCTTCATCTACCGTCTCGTAGCGAGCCTCGTTCGTTTCCGAACCAAACTGCTCAGGGTAAAGCTTTGCGAGCGTGTCGAGATGAATCACCAAATCGTACATACCCATCAGCTCGTCAAAGTTAGCGCCAAACATCCTTGCTAGCTCCCGACCGGTGATGCCGAGGTAGCCCGCGTTATCAAAGACCCCACGATCATGACCGATCAGTACCTGACCACCAGTCTGCGCTCGGACCCGAGCCAGTCGCTCAAGTCCCTGCTGGGTATGGAAGATGCTGTGTTGAAGCGTGTCCATCCAAGCACCTGTCTGTAGATCGACGAGATCACGCTTTGGCCAGAGATGCGTCAGAAGTACTGTCGCCACCTCGGGCACCACGATAATCCTGTCGCCATACACTTGCTCGATGCGCTTGAGGATCGTCGACTTGCCGCTCTGCGGGCCACCCTTTAGGACAAAAGTCTTGGTTTTAGTTTTTACCTGGGTTATGCTCA includes these proteins:
- a CDS encoding phosphoribosylglycinamide formyltransferase translates to MTNKSNDLKLAVFVSGTGSLLEHMLKNGLDVSLVVAEQECRGLKVAEAVGVETLLWRREDFGWTEDSRWQDKPMRGEYSQMRRDFSKALARHLNSQGINLIAMAGFETVLSDEFFDTFKGLILNSHPALLPSFKGGHAVRDALEFGAKVTGTTIHVATAKVDDGTVIGQWAVEIKPDDDEASLHERIKQIERVRYYEILDRMLRGGIQVYLPDYEGK
- a CDS encoding ATP-binding protein — translated: MSITQVKTKTKTFVLKGGPQSGKSTILKRIEQVYGDRIIVVPEVATVLLTHLWPKRDLVDLQTGAWMDTLQHSIFHTQQGLERLARVRAQTGGQVLIGHDRGVFDNAGYLGITGRELARMFGANFDELMGMYDLVIHLDTLAKLYPEQFGSETNEARYETVDEAIAVDERIWQAYAEHPHQVRIAATDDFEAKVAEVMRYIDGLL